From a region of the Gossypium raimondii isolate GPD5lz chromosome 10, ASM2569854v1, whole genome shotgun sequence genome:
- the LOC105778331 gene encoding putative PAP-specific phosphatase, mitochondrial: MIPAMDLHLLRSPPGVRFFRRHPSPAPLRRRFVTVSSILPFAKEKAKYHIELEAAVELVERACSLCIDVQRSLLSDGRILEKNDQTPVTVADFGVQALVSLELGKLFPLIPLVAEEDSGFLQSQNLVDLVVSAVSDKTSFHEESFSHADVLEAIDRGERTEFGTKPATYWILDPIDGTRGFVKGSKALYVVGLSLVVEGEIMLGVMGCPNWVVDTSHRSINGVQGYKNSSPGLGIIMVTHFGCGTWTKRLRHMLDSSFKPSSDWTRCFVDGCSLVHKANFCIPDSQAWESLPLSVFYDATTNDNDDIRHKEIRLLPFCCGSLCKYLMVASGGASVFILEVKPERETKAWDHAAGMICVHEAGGKVTDWEGSELDLAADQVKRRIIYPAGGVLVTNGKIHQQIVEMISSSSTVVRH, translated from the exons ATGATTCCCGCCATGGATCTTCATCTCCTCCGGTCTCCTCCCGGTGTCCGATTCTTCCGCCGCCACCCTTCCCCTGCACCTCTCCGCAGACGTTTCGTCACAGTTAG CTCGATTCTTCCTTTCGCAAAAGAGAAAGCTAAGTACCACATAGAACTTGAAGCTGCGGTGGAGCTCGTGGAGAGAGCTTGTAGCCTTTGCATTGAc GTACAAAGGTCTCTGTTATCTGATGGACGGATACTGGAAAAGAATGACCAAACTCCAGTTACAGTGGCAGATTTTGGAGTCCAAGCTCTTGTTAGTTTAG AGTTGGGTAAATTGTTCCCTTTGATTCCATTGGTGGCGGAAGAGGACTCTGGTTTTTTACAGTCCCAAAATCTCGTGGATCTTGTAGTAAGTGCAGTATCTGATAAAACAAGCTTTCATGAGGAATCATTTTCACATGCTGATGTGCTGGAAGCAATCGATCGAGGGGAAAGGACTGAATTCGGAACAAAACCAGCCACGTATTGG ATATTGGATCCAATTGATGGCACACGAGGGTTTGTAAAAGGAAGCAAAGCCTTATATGTG GTAGGTTTGTCTCTTGTAGTTGAAGGAGAGATCATGTTAGGTGTCATGGGCTGCCCTAACTGGGTTGTAGATACTTCCCACAGGTCCATTAACGGTGTTCAAGGTTATAAAAACAGTTCACCTGGGTTGGGGATCATTATGGTTACTCATTTTGGCTGTGGAACTTGGACAAAGAGGTTAAGGCACATGCTTGATAGCTCGTTCAAACCTTCATCCGATTGGACCAGATGCTTTGTTGATGGTTGTTCTTTGGTACACAAAGCCAACTTCTGCATTCCAGATAGTCAAGCATGGGAGTCACTGCCACTGTCAGTTTTCTACGACGCAACAACCAATGACAATGATGATATCAGGCATAAGGAAATTCGTCTTTTACCCTTTTGTTGTGGAAG TTTATGCAAGTACTTAATGGTGGCTTCTGGTGGGGCATCTGTTTTCATTCTTGAAGTTAAACCTGAAAGAGAGACCAAG GCTTGGGATCATGCTGCTGGTATGATATGTGTTCATGAAGCTGGAGGAAAG GTGACGGATTGGGAAGGAAGTGAACTTGATCTTGCAGCAGATCAAGTTAAACGGAGAATCATATACCCTGCTGGTGGAGTTCTTGTGACTAATGGCAAAATCCATCAGCAGATAGTGGAGATGATATCTTCCAGTTCAACAGTTGTGCGACATTGA
- the LOC105776441 gene encoding vesicle-associated protein 4-2, whose protein sequence is MAIGAEHKSQSDGRVWGFFKLPFRQTGNATGTTSSSSLSSNLYAETQPQNEGSNRHASANSVSAVAKSLLPTRRRLKLDPANKLYFPYEPGKQVRSAVRIKNTSKSYAAFKFQTTAPKSCFMRPPGAILAPGEGIIATVFKFVEPPENNEKPMDQKRKVKFKIMSLKVKGPMDYVSELFDDLKDQVAIEQILRVVFLDPGRPCPALEKLKRQLADADAELEARKKPPEDAGPKIIGEGLVIDEWKERRERYLARQQVEGVDSV, encoded by the exons ATGGCGATAGGAGCTGAGCACAAGTCACAGTCCGATGGTAGAGTTTGGGGGTTTTTCAAGCTGCCATTTCGGCAAACCGGGAACGCTACCGGTACGACGTCGTCTTCTTCCTTGTCGTCGAATCTATACGCTGAAACTCAACCTCAGAACGAAGGATCGAACCGTCATGCCTCTGCCAATTCGGTTTCTGCCGTTGCGAAGTCGCTTTTGCCGACTCGGCGTCGCCTGAAACTTGATCCCGCCAATAAACTCTATTTTCCAT ATGAACCTGGCAAACAGGTGAGGAGCGCGGTGAGGATAAAAAACACTAGCAAGTCATATGCAGCTTTCAAG TTTCAAACAACAGCACCAAAGAGTTGTTTCATGCGCCCTCCGGGTGCGATCCTTGCCCCCGGTGAGGGCATCATAGCAACGG TGTTCAAGTTTGTAGAGCCTCCAGAGAACAATGAAAAACCAATGGATCAAAAGCGCAAAGTTAAGTTCAAAATCATGAGTCTCAAGGTGAAAGGTCCAATGGACTATGTATCTGAGCTG TTCGATGATCTGAAGGATCAAGTGGCAATAGAGCAAATACTACGAGTCGTTTTTCTCGATCCTGGCCGTCCTTGTCCT GCTCTGGAAAAACTGAAACGCCAATTAGCCGATGCCGATGCTGAACTCGAGGCACGCAAAAAGCCTCCAGAGGATGCAGGTCCAAAGATTATCGGAGAAGGACTCGTCATAGACGAATGG AAAGAGCGAAGAGAACGATACCTTGCTCGGCAACAGGTTGAAGGTGTAGACTCGGTTTAA
- the LOC105776440 gene encoding sugar carrier protein C: MPAVGGIGPGTGKEYPGNLTPYVLVTCIVAAMGGLIFGYDIGISGGVTTMAPFLQKFFPSVWRKKEADKTKNQYCQYDSQTLTMFTSSLYLAALLASLVASTVTRKLGRKLSMLFGGLLFFAGALINGFAKAVWMLIVGRILLGFGVGFANQSVPLYLSEMAPYRYRGALNIGFQLSITVGILIANVLNYFFNKIDGGWGWRLSLGGAMVPALIITVGSLILPDTPNSMIERGQTEEAKAKLKRIRGVDDVDEEFRDLVAASDASKLVEHPWGNLLQRKYRPHLTMAILIPFFQQLTGINVIMFYAPVLFNTIGFEDDASLMSAVITGAVNVGATLVSIYGVDKWGRRFLFLEGGVQMLICQAVVAACIGARFGTNGDPGDLPKWYAVVVVLFICIYVAGFAWSWGPLGWLVPSEIFPLEIRSAAQSINVSVNMLFTFAVAQVFLTMLCHLKFGLFLFFAFFVLIMSIFVYFFLPETKGIPIEEMNRVWKTHWYWSRFVEDLDYPNGGMEMSKGGQGPKNV, encoded by the exons ATGCCTGCTGTAGGAGGAATCGGGCCGGGTACCGGCAAGGAATACCCGGGTAACCTCACCCCATACGTCCTTGTCACCTGTATTGTTGCAGCTATGGGGGGTTTGATTTTCGGCTACGATATTGGAATCTCAG GTGGGGTGACGACGATGGCGCCATTTTTGCAGAAATTTTTTCCAAGTGTATGGAGGAAAAAGGAAGCGGACAAGACAAAGAACCAGTACTGTCAGTACGACAGCCAAACGTTGACGATGTTCACGTCGTCCTTGTACTTGGCGGCTCTTTTGGCTTCGTTGGTGGCGTCCACCGTCACACGAAAGCTGGGAAGGAAACTGTCCATGCTTTTCGGTGGTTTGCTTTTCTTCGCCGGAGCTTTAATCAATGGCTTTGCTAAAGCAGTTTGGATGTTGATCGTCGGTCGGATATTACTCGGGTTTGGTGTCGGGTTCGCTAATCAG TCTGTGCCACTCTACCTTTCGGAAATGGCGCCATACAGATACAGAGGAGCATTGAACATAGGCTTCCAATTATCAATTACGGTCGGTATCCTCATTGCCAACGTGCTGAACTATTTCTTCAACAAGATTGACGGCGGCTGGGGGTGGCGGCTGAGCTTAGGTGGCGCGATGGTTCCCGCCTTGATCATCACCGTTGGCTCTTTAATCCTCCCCGATACACCCAATTCCATGATCGAACGTGGCCAAACCGAGGAAGCCAAGGCCAAGCTCAAGAGGATCCGTGGTGTTGACGATGTCGACGAAGAATTCAGGGACCTCGTAGCCGCCAGCGATGCGTCGAAACTCGTCGAACACCCGTGGGGGAACTTGTTGCAAAGGAAGTATAGGCCTCATTTAACGATGGCTATCCTCATTCCTTTTTTTCAACAATTGACTGGAATCAATGTGATTATGTTTTATGCTCCCGTTCTGTTCAACACCATCGGTTTCGAAGACGATGCTTCCCTCATGTCCGCTGTAATTACTGGTGCCGTTAACGTCGGTGCAACGTTGGTTTCGATATATGGAGTTGATAAGTGGGGACGGAGATTCCTTTTCCTAGAGGGTGGAGTTCAAATGTTGATCTGCCAG GCAGTTGTGGCAGCTTGCATTGGTGCTAGGTTTGGGACCAACGGTGACCCTGGTGACTTACCCAAATGGTATGCCGTTGTAGTGGTgcttttcatttgcatttacgTGGCCGGGTTTGCCTGGTCATGGGGACCCCTCGGATGGTTGGTACCTAGTGAAATTTTCCCATTAGAAATCCGATCGGCTGCGCAAAGTATCAACGTCTCCGTCAACATGCTTTTCACGTTTGCGGTGGCTCAAGTGTTCTTAACCATGCTTTGCCACTTGAAATTCGGGCTTTTCCTCTTCTTCGCTTTCTTCGTGCTAATAATGTCCATATTCGTGTACTTCTTCTTACCTGAAACAAAGGGTATCCCGATCGAAGAAATGAACCGAGTATGGAAAACACATTGGTACTGGTCCCGATTCGTCGAAGACCTGGATTACCCCAATGGAGGCATGGAGATGAGCAAGGGAGGGCAAGGTCCAAAAAATGTGTAA